Below is a window of Zygosaccharomyces rouxii strain CBS732 chromosome C complete sequence DNA.
cttcctctttttCAGTCAGTTTGTCAAATAATCCATTTAAACTTTTTAATAAACtctctcttttcttctgtAAACTATCGCTCAAGGAGGTGTCCCTCAGTCGagtttcatcatcttcatggTCTAACGCCGCTGTTAGTTTATTGATTTCTAACTGAACCCTCATCATAAATAATTGAATCTCAACTTGTATACTCCTCTTGTCATTTTCTGGTGTGCTAGACTCCTCCTTatcttcgtcatcactTGTAATGATATCTAAATCAGGTTTAAGTTTACAATATcccaattcttgaaatgCTTGCTCCAAGAACGATCTGTTCACCTTAGAGCCTTTGAAAATTGCATCAAAATCATAACCTAACCTTACGAGAGCATGAACGGAGTCCTGAACTTGATCACTCAAGGATTCTGGTTCCTCTATATCCTTATTATCACCATCTCTCGGAAGTTCAGTCtgtgcttcatcttccttcttcttccgTATGGACTTGATAAGCACTTCTCTCCTTTCTTGAATACTGGAGTCAAGAGAGCTCATCCAAAGGGGGTTCTCTGGagttcttttcaaatggtCAATGAAATGCTTCTCACctttatttgaaattttcttgatctGGATGAGTTCGCGAACATCAAGAATGATTGATTATATGATTAATTTGACATACATAAATGTAAATAGTATTACAATCAAGCAAGTACATCTTCTTGCTCGGCTTCTAATGCTTCATCACCAGCCAATTCGTTAAATTGCATGAAATGTATAACTCTGTGCATTTCGTTGTAGAATTCCAGCGGGATACCAACTTTTAATTCGTAGTCCAAGCTTGGATCAAATGTTGCACCACTGAAAGTGAAATTCCAAACATCTGTAGAAGGCACTAAAAAGTTACCCATAATACGTTCAGAGAGTAATAATTGTGCGTGTTCGCTATAACTTGGATCAAATTCCTCtggtgttgttgttatAACGTCCTTGTTCTGAATTCCCCAAGAATAACCTTCATCTGTTAGATTGTATGCGGCTAATGAAACAGATCCTTGTGCCAGGCAAACTGTCAAATCAATGGCTTCACGTTTAACAGAGCTGAACAGATCTGCATGAGTTGCCACATCGAAGGCAGTCATAAACTTTATATCTTCAGTCTGAGTATGGATCCAACCTAACAGTTCTAATCCGTCCAACTGTGGATTTGTATCACCATTAGGGATCTTACCCAATTGAACAGCCTTACTGTTCCCCAGTTGCGGTATCAGGGCGATTGTTTTAATTTCCTTGATGTTTGGATGATCTGCAGGAGACGAACCATAAAGATAAGCCGCCACCTGTATTTTTACGTCTGAAATTTCCACTAGCTTTTTGAGCAAATTCCTTGGTAGAACGAATACTGGCTTTTCCTCTATGAAATCTTCTGATGCAATGTAAATGTTTCTTAAACGTAAGTATAATAAGCTGTTAGCAATAGCGTTCTTCCTCCACTCGTTCTTGGAACTGAACGCTTGGTTTTCATAGTTGGCGGATGTTACAACGacaatttcttcaccttGGGCATTCACAGTCTTTGTCTTCATTACCGTGGATGCACCAGTTTCCAGCTCGTCATCCCTTGTGGAATCATTCTTGGCGGCTTCCAGCTCCGCCATCTTTTGTCTTCTCACTGATGGAGCCTTGACATCCTGGCCAAGTATCAAGTCCTTGATTTCGGTTTGAGTTAATGAGGAGATATTGACGTTGTACTTTTTGCTGTATTCCTCCAGAATCAAGTCACGCATCTTGGACTCGACTTCAATCCATTGTTCATCAGTAAATGAAGGCCATAAATGATGTGACTTGATTGGAATAGTTGGATCTCCCAGCAATATCATTTTGGCCTTCTCTTCATTCGTTTTCAATCCCCTTAAAAGCAGAATAATTCTTGAGAAAGCCGTGTAAGAGGAAACTCTTTCTAACCAATCATCATATATATTGAACAAAAGCATTTGCGGCTCTGTAGCTTTGAGCACGGTATCTGACAGCTTGTCAATTGCCATGGAAGCCGCAAATGGTAGCCTCAATTCTGTTGGTCTTATTGAAATGTTGGGGAAATCTAACATATGAACTTCCAGGGGATCTAACATTGCTTTACGAGTGACAATAATTTGCTTTGGTTGCTCTTCTTTTGGAAGAGATCTCACTAAGGCACTAACTTCTTCTGCAGTCTTCCACTTAGCTAGTTGACTCAACCGCTTTTGACCAGCCCAAACAGAGGTGTGGATGATCTTAAGGAATAGATGCCCTGTTTTCGGATTCAATGTAAAAATACAACCGTTAATAGCCTTTGTTGCGACATTTCCTTCGAAAGTTTTATGTACAGTAACCCTGTAAACGTTGGTATCATCCACAAAAAGCTTAGTATCATTATTGAACAGTTCCGCGTAGTTTGATGAGTTCAAAAATGGTTCTTGAACGTTGGATTGATAGATTTGTAGACCCTTCCGTATTCTTTCACGAAGAACATAAAGGGCAGGGTTTGCCCTCATAATGGTTCTCATACTATTTTGCATTAAAGGTTTTAATCCGTTGAACCAATTTCCGTAAACATCATACATGTTGTAGGCTAGGTCGATTCCAACCATGACACCCGTAGGAGATGGATACATACTGACACTGTCAGTAGTATAATCCAAAAACTTCGCACGAACATATCTAGAAATGTCATGCGAGTCATAATCACCATAACGTAGTTGTACATCCACCCACATTTTGTCAGTCAATGCAGCTTTAAAATTATCGTTAGTTGCATGAAGTAAAGACGGTTTGCAAACTTCCCACTGGTGGATACTGTTTACCGTTATGTCCGCGGCAGATGAGTTCATTTTATAGGATTTACGAGGGTGAACAGCTTCTTTGTTAACACTCTCGATCTGCAAAACATCAAGCTGTCCATCTAATATTTGACATAAATCGAATACAATGCTTTCATGAATCTTTTGCCATAAGTGAGCTCtgaatatttgaatcaGTGAGATCTTTAGAGTGGGAATCTTACCGTGTAGAAAAATTCCTgtcaaatccaattgaaCTAAAAAGCCCACGTAAACATTTGCCCTATTAATAGTGGGTGACCACCAAAGTGTGAATCTTCTATTTGGAATTTGGCTTAAACCAGTTCTCTGGGCGTGCGTTAGTTTCTTGAATTGCATGGAATCCTCAAATCCAGCAGCCTTTTCCCAAAATAATCCTTCCCAAGAGCTGAAACCTGTGCCTTTGAACAAAGTGTGTTCTAGGATTGtttcaataccaccaaGGGCTTGAATGACATCTGTCCTGTAAGCATTCAAATTCCAAAGCTTACCATCATGATGAGCATTAGTCCACCAAAAGGGACTATTACGTTCCAATGAGAATTGCTTGAATTCTCTGCGAATCCTATGGCCTCTGTCATAGGCCAATGTGTGACGGTCCCTCTGAAATAAAGTGCTGATACGTGGAATACCTCTATCCCAAgaactttccaattcttcgaaTGCTATTCTACGATTCTCCTGAATGGCTTCTTGCCTTTTGGTTGCGTATTCAGCCCAAACTCTCTGAGAATCCAGAAATTCATTCTCCCAGGTAGTAATGTAACGGAAGATGGTCGGAATTAATTTGTCATCATCATGTGTCATACCGGCACGAAAATGGGTAATGCCAGTGTCTGTTTGTCTTGAGTACGTGCGATCAGCAGCAGGGATCAAGATGTGAGATGCACTTAGCATCCCCAGACCACCAAGTTCTTTCGGGGTGTAGAACACGGCAGGGGGGAAACGAGTAGGCATCTTTGAGTTAAGCCCTAGTTTAACTCTATTCTGGATTTTTGTTTCAGATTTAACCAATATATCTAGTAGAGGTTCGGTTGCCACGATTGCTTCTCTGAAGTAGGTAAATAGTGAGAGCAGCGCTGTATTCCACTTGGAGGCAACTTTAGAGAAAGTTGTAGAACCCGAACCCATGAGGATTCCTCTTATTTTACTATCAAACCTCtcgatttcttcttgtgaTACCTTTAAAAAGGCTTTGGCGGTCCTTTGCTTTGTTCGCTCATCTATTAAATCCCAGACACCTTCACCTGTAGAAATCACCTCGTTGGTCCTTTGCTTTGGGAGGATCCGAACTTCAAATCCACACATGGAGaataaaagatttggattgTTTTTGCTGTAGATTGATACAAAACTATTATCCCATTTGATCTTTGTCAATGAAGCTGGTACTCTGCCTTGCATTTCCCAAAACACAGCTCGTCCCAGATTTACATCCTCACGCACAAGCCGCATACGTGCATCTCTTGGCCAGCAccttttattattatatcCAACagcattggaaaaatttgggtCAGGGTTTTCTGATAAGTAATCGTCTGTCAACTCattagcttcttcttcttcgaaaTGGAATAAGACATACACTGTATCCAGATAACGAGCATATAATTTTATTGGTTGCTTCTTTTCTACACTTGGATGTTTTAGCTGTAAGAAGTCATTAGGATCATTGGGGGGACCAGCGAAATCCATCGCCCTATCAATTCCCAACATTAAAATATCCATCATCAGTCCGTAATACTGGTATATGAAGgaagaaaattgaagacCTCGGATGAGACCATACTTATTAACATGGCTCATGTCTTTATAATTTAGAATAACATTATTTTTTGCTGTCATATAGTCAGCAATATTGGGATCAACAATTAATCTCAATAGTCTATTGAGTAAGGTGAAATCAATTTTCTCAGCCATTTCTTCGAGCTTAGTTTCCATCATGACGGTCGACTGGCCTTTCGATACATCCCAGACCTCAGAAAGGTTGTTCACACCTTGGCACCACTTGTAAGTCAATAGTGGTGGTATTTCAGAGTCACTAGGTTTAATCCAGTTGGGGAACAGTTTTCTTTCATCGGCCTCATACCAGAGATATTGATCTAGGTATAAATCTGTTAATTTCTCGAGAGGATCAACAGTATAAACTGGTGCGATATTTTGATAATGGTCCACCATAGATAATTCCACGGGTTTAAACACACGCTGAGTTAAAAGATATTTCTTTATTCTATTGAGTGTTTCATGAGGATTATCATATGCTGCTTCGATAAGAGCCAGTTCTTCACGTTCAGCAGAATTCAATCTCACTTTCGAACCATAAGCATCTTTTAGGTTTTCCAAAGTCAAGACGAGTATTTTTGTGTCATTTTTATATGCCAAAGGAGGGAAAGGGATTGGCGAAAAGTCTCTTTTCTCCAACCAGTCCACCATAGTGGAAAATATTGCGGTGGCTTCATCAGGCGTAATTTCAGGCCCATTCTTCTCGATTTGCTGTTGtctttcttgttcataTTTAATCCAAAGTCTTGTCATTCGGCCTAagtttttctttaaagctGTTTTCTCTACGTGTGTCCCCTTCTTGATGCGTTCACGATTCGAGTGTGCTCCTGATACCCAACCATCTGCCTTGGCCTTAACATATCTTTCAATTATTTTCTTTACGGGAATTGGCATTCCTGGAACGTCCCATGGAATATTCGCTTTCCAACATCTCCAGGCCTCGCTCAAATGTTGCAGAATGGTCCTTGCCTTGTCCTGTCTGATTCCCTCAGGAATCATTTCTAGGATGTCCTTCATTACAGAGGCTCTAAGTTCCAGGTCAAAATATGCATCTGCTCGCTGTTTAGTGGTGGTTTTTattatttcattattaCGTCCTTCAAATTGACGAACCAAAAGGTTTCCTAACCACCTTTCCAATAGCGGGATAATTCCTCTCataaagaaaatccaaactCTCCAAGCTGGTTGCCAGAACCCACATCCGGGTCCCTTGCCAATAATTTTATTAAACCTATGATAGACTACGTGCTTTAAATCTTTACAAGCACGTATCTGATGCATGACTTTATATTTGTACCTGTAAATCCCAGTCAAATGGCCTAGATGGTTGAAAATATAATAGATTGCATCTGCCAATTGAAAGGCATCTACATTTCCTAATCGAAATTGAACATGAGCATCTACTAACAGTTTaatcattttcaaaatctctCTCATTAGGTGAAAGGCATTCCCAAACCTTGACTTTTTACGCTCTTTTGTGGTTAACGTCTTGGTTGGTTTCAAATTAAAGTTGTAATCCAAATGCAGATAGGTCAATCCCTTACGATGAATCAAGAGATTTAACATATTATGACCTTGCCGACATAATTGTAAACCAGCTTCCACCCAGTCTATAGTCGTTTGCTGAAAATATTTAGTATTTCTCAGGCTTTTAAGTAGCTTTACCTTTTTAACGTCAGCAGGCTTTTTAGTCTTGAGTTCGTTAAAGACATGTGATTTTAATAATCTCTGATAAGATACCCTCGTCTTTAGCGGAAAATCCTGATCAGATCTCTGTAGgtaccaattttttaccaGGGTGACATCTTGAGCTCGTACCATTCTTCCGGAGTTTTTATTGAAAGGATATGGTGAATGGTAGAGGTCAAAAGCATCCTTGGTCTCCGGTAACTCAAGCTCTTCGTTTGTCATAAGTGCTGTGAAATCTTCATTCAACgtaaattcatcattatccgatctttgattcttcttgttctgAGTTCTTGTAATTGGATTGAACATAACATCGAAGGAAAAAGTGGGTAAATCAGGATCTTCCTCTCTGTTAGGGAGGCAACATATTGGTTTACTGTACCACGACATTTGCACTGAACGGGGACGAGAGTTATACAAATGAGGAAATGCTATTCGATATTCACTTCGTATCTGAACTCTGAAAATGATTCTATCGATCGAATTAAATTCATTGtaatcctcttcttcctcgTGGGGATACAGTGGTTCAAATTTGGGACCACCCGGTATAGCATTATTCAATGCTTTGGATGtaaaaaaagatttcttaTCAAAAAGATAGTAATGGTTATCATCATGAATTTCACTCTTAAGAGGGGTGGATAGTCTGTTTAAATTAGCCATAATTTGTGGCGAAAGATACCATGTCTTGTAAGATGTTCCATTAACTTTTCCCTGGTTATTTATAAGCGGCTTTGAGTCGTAAAGCCATTCTTTTACCAATTTATCCTCATAATTGTCCAGTTGCAAGTATATTGGATTTGGGGGCTCTAGCGTTTGAATATTGTCGGAATAGGATACTGGCGgttcatcgtcatcaaaAGGAGGGAATCTCATCCTCTTGAAATGAGTTCTGTCACGCTTTTCCCTTCTCATGGCAAGCCACATAGTCGACCATTGAGCAATGTATACAGGTTCGATGACTCTTGGAATCTCGTTGACGAAAGTGATGGCGCCCGTAGCGTGATAAAGCACCTTGACCGTTTTTACTTGTTCCCAGGGTTGTGGCATATTTTctaaaagtttcaaaattgcGTGAGGCATGTACTTCAAAGCTCCCAAGAAAGCTCTCTTCTCGTGATTGAATCTTTTCGATGTCATATCCGTATGGCTTTCAATAATCTTTCTTAAATGTTCGGGTGGTAACTCAGGCTTTTGAGCTTGAACTTGGCCCCTTCCAGATTTCTTGAGctttttcaactttttGCGGCTAACCTTGGAAACCTTTCCATCCTCtaatttccttttcatccCATTCGGCAGCTTCCCATTAAGCACATTATCTAAATTGTTCATTTTATCATTTCCATCATTAATTGTTGGTGGGGGGAGAGGCGGTGGCAttgatggtgaaggtgGCGGTGGTGGTTGCTCCATGAAATCTGCATCATCGTCAAGACCCGGGGGAGgaggtggtggtaacatgttatcatcattatcatctaATGGAGGTGGTGGGGGTGGCGGAAGCTCCATGCCATCGGGCTCAAATAGCTCCGGTGGGGGAggaggtggtggtggagAATCAGAATTATTCATCTGCAACTTTAGGAACCTAACTCGGCTTGAAAAGCTTTACtcttttattcttcttgttgtaaatCATCGGTCCAATCTACATGTTTAGCTTCAGTTCTAAACTCATCGGCTAGTTGAAGAGCGAGAGTGGTTACCCGAATATATAAAGGCGGACAGGGAAGAGTGCATGTAAGATAGATTTTAACCGCCCAGATTGTTTCAGACTTAATCCTTATATATCTATTTTAGTTGTATATTTAATCattgaattcttcttcgGCATTCTCTCGCTATGGCTCTTGCCTCTTCTATCTCTTGAGATGTGCCATGCGATACACCAACCGCGTAATTGTATGCCTCTTCGAAATTCTTCCTTTTAGCTTCATATTTAGCCAACCAAAGTCTTGCTTTTGCAGTTTCATCAGTGACAAGACCTTCTGTGAACTTTTCTACTTCAACACAACGCACCataaattctttacaacTATCGAGTTCATGAATTTGTTCGTACAAGTCTGCGAGACGGTATAATATTACGGAATCCTGATCCGCATGTAATGACAATTGTAGTGCTCTTTCATAACATTTGATAGCTTCTTGTCTATTACCGACTTTAGCATAGCAGGCTGCCAATGCCTGCCACATTCGTCTATCGAGTGGTTTTAAAGTGCATgccttttgaaaatagtaAAGGGAGTAAAGATGCATATCCAACACCTCATAAGCCTGTCCTAATCCGTACCATGCCTTGAAATCTCTTGCATTTATGTCAACAGCACGGCGGTAGCATTCGATGGCAGCATGAGAATTCTTCAGTTCGACGAATTCATGGCCCATTAGCGTCCAGGCACTAGTACAATTTTTGTTCAGCGTGAGAGCTCTTCTGAAGTACATGATAGATTTTTCATGCTCTTGTCGAGCACTGTAGTAATTGGCTACAATGCAGCAGGTCTCTGGCCTAAATTTATCCACTTGTGAAGTGAATTGTGCCAGATATGCCAATTTTGAATGTTTTTGCATCACGTACAAAATGTTGGAATAGGTATCTAGATCATCCAGCCTATATGGATCTGATTTAACCACTTCGTTAAATAAACTTTCGGAATTCAAATAATCCATGTAATTGTAAGTTATCAATGCATTTTGAGCCTTCAGATAAGCGAAATTGGGGAAAAATCCATGTAAGTATTCAAGTTCATGAGCAAAATCATAAGTATTACCActaaattcttggaaaagtaccaatttgaagaatcttATCATAATATTTTGATGAGTATCAGCCTGTGACCCCAAGTTTTCTGTTGGCTCTAAACAGAATttttgatccaaatattttatcAGTAACAGTGATTCATCAGGTCGACTTAAGCAGTCTAATAGCTCAAGCCAGCAAGcccaattgaaagaataaCATGATAATGACTTTAAGAAAAAAGACATGGCATGAGCTCTGTTATCATTTAATTTCAGTAGAATACCTTTCAAATAATATAACAATGCCAATCCAATGCCATTGTTTAGGTGAACCACCGTAGTGTCCAGAtaagaattcaattctctcaAAATAGTGGAAACGGGGCTCTGATTACTATCACCTGTGGAAGCCATCCTGGGACTGTTGCTTGCttgaaaatctttttcGCTCTCATTATCCCCATCACCATTGGGATCTCGATGGGTTGATTGTTTGGGGTTTTTACCAGTAGTTAATACACTTTCCATATTCCCACGCACTTTCTTATCCCATGATAGATAATCACAGTATAATTTGTAGAATTTAAGACATGGGTTAGTGACGTCTTTGAGAAAATATGCGCATCTATCAAACTCTTTACAATCGAATAAGGATGATGCCAATAGATAAAGATCGTATTCTGATTCCGAAAGACCAAAATTGTTATGGTGAACTAAAGAATTCTGCAATGATAAAtctattcttttccttaggggtgattcatcatctgccATACCAGTAGGGATACTTGTTGATGCCTTTGTTGCAGGCGGCATCTCTGGCATTCCACATAATGCTTCTGCGGACCATTTCGCAGATCTGTGTAACTTCCATTGGGACAATTCCAGCGAGGATTTCCTTAAATTCGACTTGACATCAGTCAGTAAATATAATTGATTATCAGAGTTCATCAATTGAGGGGTTTAGCGAAACTATATCGGTTTAGTTTTGCATTTAAAGAATGTCCTTCATGTTGATGATTTCTGTCCAAGGTAgtttaatgatgatgagaacCCGCTCGCATCACAAACTTTGATAGCCATAACTACTGTGGAACACAGGTTAGATGAATAAAAGCCGTTGAAAAAGGGATTTAAAGTCTATTACTTTGTCGATGCTATGTCTGCAGATTTAGAATTCACGTATTTTGATTCCTTATGTGAGGAAGACCAGGCTCTTCAGCAGAACTATGAGCAGTTGCAAGATGTTTTACaaatattaaaaaatttggcGGAACCTGGCAAATCAGAGGATGATCAGTTACAATCTTTGCAGTATCTGGCAGAATCTCATGAAAAGTTAGTATCTAGCTCCATTGATTTGAGATATACTAAATACAAGACCAGAGAGTCTCAAGTTACCAATGGTAAAAGGTTTAGACGTAATGAGAATCATAGcaaattgcaaaatgtGCAAGGTTTGAAAGAGTACGTGACCTTGATGGAACATGTAAATAAGGAATCGCTAGACTACGTCAACCTTTTACAGAGGCTCTCAGTGGACTTAGCCAAGCAGATTGAAATATCAGATCCTGAAGTAAGTGAATTCGTGGTAGATAATTGGAGCCCACCAGATGGCATGCAATCCATTCTTGAGCAGTTGGCTAACCCTGATAAAGATTCTACACATTTACAGTCACAATTAGATCAGTATTTGGACCAAATTAAGATGGAACGTGCTAAATATACCATTGAAAATAAGTATTCATTGCAAGAAACACTGAATGAAGTCAACAAAGAAGTAAATTACTGGAGGAGAAATTGGAATGCTATAGAAAATTTGATGTTTGGAGATAGCGCCCATTCCATCAAGAAGATGCTTCAAAGTATTGATCTCTTGAGGgcaaaattggaagaaccAGATCAGTCGTGTGAAAAGGATTTAAACGTAAATATAAGCACAACCCCAAATCAGGGGAGATAATTGGGGATCTAAGTGTAACGATATTTGTGTAATACCAATATATATCAGTTCTTGTAttatttcattcaaatagCGACTagtgaaaaagaaaaaaaatcgattagatgagatgagatgagatgagatgagctctTGTAAGAAGGTCAAacagaaagagaagagacGAATAGTAAGATCTGTACATGATGCTGAAGCCTAGAAATTTGACCTATGCATCTAGAATTCTCAGATCCAATTCTACGCTAGCTCCCGATAACTCTCCTCGAGCCGCAGATAATGAACAGTGGTTAGAAAGATTGGGtactttgaagaaaactGCGTCTAAATCTAAGCAACAAATAACTCATGAATCATCAAGTCTCAACAGATTTCCCATTGAAGTAGTTTCCACACCACCAGAGTCCCCTTATATCGATGTTAAGGCTGCTATTGCCAATTTTACATCCACAAAATACTTACAAGGGTTTAATAAGCAGAAGCACACTCAAGGAAACTTTGTTGATATTAGAATAGTTAAATGCCGAagtggtgatggtggtgatgggATTGTGTCCTTTTTCAGAGACGCCAATAGATCAGTGGGACCTCCAAATGGAGGTGAcggtggtgatggtggtaGCGTCTACGTGCGAGCTTCTACAGGTATCAACTCTTTGGCAAAACTCCGCACTACTTATATCGCTGATAATGGATCGAATGGTGCAGCAGATCAACTAGATGGTGCTAGAGGTAAAGACATTTTAATCACTGTTCCAGTTGGAACCGTTGTGCGTTGGTGTTTGGATCCTAAGGATGTGAGACAATACATAGTCAAAGAACAGCAATCAAATCCTGGTGCATCCTTGAGAGATATTCTTAATCAAAATAAGATTTCTATGCATTGTAGTGGAAGATATGAATATGACACCAAGCCTAGAGACATTCAATTATTCAGAAATGCCTATGAACCGGGAAAAGGTTGGTTATTTAAGggaaaagatgaagacTATCACCAGAGTAAGGACTGGTTTGTCGATTTAAGTAAGCAAGTAGAGGACTACGATCATGCCTTGTACGATTCAGAACTTTCCAACGATAAATTTCCTCTCTATGGACTAGATCTTGGTGTACCAACTGAAAATCCCATCTGCCTTTTGAAAGGCGGTAAAGGCGGTCTAGGAAACATGCATTTTTTGACTAATATGATAAGAAATCCACGTTTTGCCAAGGCTGGTCGAAGCGGCTTAGAATGCCTATTTCTGTTCGAATTAAAGAGTATTGCGGATCTTGGTCTAGTGGGTCTACCTAATGCAGGAAAGTCCACCATCCTaaataaaatttccaatGCTAAACCTAAGATTGGGCATTGGGAATTTACCACTTTGAATCCAAGTATAGGTACTATAAGTCCAGGTATTGATAAACCTAGCTTCACAGTTGCAGATATACCAGGTATCATTGAGAATGCTGCACAAGATAAAGGTATGGgtcttgaatttttgagaCACATTGAAAGGTCAAAAGGTTGGGTATTTGTAATTAGTATTGCCAACGAAAATCCTTTAGAAGATTTCCACATTTTACTTCAAGAATTGGGAGGTATGGAGAAAGTTGGAACTAAGAATGTATTAGTAGTTTGCAATAAAGCCGATATCGATCACGAAAATCCTCAATCAGTGAATAAGTTTTTACAAATAAGGCAATTTTGTGATGCTAACGGTTGGGATTCGGTCCCTATCAGTGCGCTTAAGAATGAAAATATCGATCTTCTATTGGATAAGATGGCCAAATGTGCTGGGAAATTGGTCTAAAGTTAGTCCAAGGCTCGGACTTTTTTGACTTTCTTTGTTGACCCGAGgatgttgaaaattttacaagcacatctcatctcatcgcatagGAGGTAGCTAAAAAAAGACCCTTATCGTCCATTCTTCGAAGCTTCTGAAAATGTCTGAAGGTAGCGTTAagagtttcaaaattttagGAGTCTCCAAATGGCTTGTGGAGACCTTGAATGCCATGAAAATTAGTCAACCGACGACTATTCAAAGTGCATGTATACCGGAGATTTTGAAAGGAAGGGATTGTATTGGTGGTGCTAAGACTGGTTCCGGTAAAACCATTGCATTTGGTGCACCTATGTTGACCAAATGGTCGGAGGATCCCTGTGGTATGTTCGGAGTAGTGTTGACACCAACCAGAGAACTGGCTATGCAAATTGCGGAGCAATTTACAGCTTTGGGAAGCAATATGAATATTAGGGTGAGTATCATTGtaggtggtgaagatattGTTAAACAGGGATTAGAATTACAGAGGAAACCGCACTTTATAATTGCCACCCCGGGTAGATTAGCACATCACATTTTGAACAGTGGTGATGATACTGTAGGTGGTTTGATCagaacaaaatttttaGTTCTTGATGAGGCTGATAGTCTTTTAACCGGTACGTTCGCAAAGGATTTGGCTATATGCATTGGAGCATTGCCCCCCAAGAATAAAAGACAGACGCTTTTGTTTACCGCCACCGTCACAGATCAAGTGAGGGCCCTAGAGAATGCGCCCTCTGA
It encodes the following:
- a CDS encoding uncharacterized protein (no similarity), with the protein product MSSLDSSIQERREVLIKSIRKKKEDEAQTELPRDGDNKDIEEPESLSDQVQDSVHALVRLGYDFDAIFKGSKVNRSFLEQAFQELGYCKLKPDLDIITSDDEDKEESSTPENDKRSIQVEIQLFMMRVQLEINKLTAALDHEDDETRLRDTSLSDSLQKKRESLLKSLNGLFDKLTEKEEEMDIRQRRKNELSLQDGLGRSRDRSDSNTDEQVPGILVDSGFVKIASVC